GTCTAAAACGCAAATGCTTTCAAAAATCAAGGTCTATCTAGCGGGCATGGTCGCAACCAAACTGGCGTACAATGAAAAATTTACCAACGCTACAGAAGACTTGGAGCGTGCTACCACTATCGCCAAAGAGATGGTCGAAGTCTATGGCATGGGTGAGAAACTCATACCGTATGACAATGATGTTTTGATCATTTTAGAAAACGCCCAAAAAGAGCTCGAACACTTTCTAGAAGGGATGAATGCCATTTTAGAAAAAATATCGCATGAGCTTTACACCGTAGAAAGCATCTCCAAAGTGCGTCTTAAAGCCATCATCGATGAAGTTCTTTAGTGGTTTTTGCCTTGCAAACGAGCAAGAACTCTTCACACCGTATCTAAACCAAAGCGATTTCACCGTCGCTGGGTTTAGTTACGGAGCCATTAAAGCTTTTGAATACGCCTTTACATGTAAAGAGCGCATCGACACCCTCCAACTCTTTTCCCCCGCCTTTTTTGGGGACAAAAACGCAAAATTTAAAAAACTTCAAACGCTCTCCTTTTCCAAAAATAGCGACCTTTATACACAAAATTTTATGCAAAATTGTGTGTATCCTTCCACATTTGATATACGACCATTTTTCAAACAGGGAAGCATCGAAGAGCTAAGCGAGCTTTTACACTACACATGGGATGAAGCGCATTTACAAGCTCTTAAAGAGCGAGGCATTAACATCGAAGTCTATGTAGGCGAGCAAGACACTATCATAAATTCTTTACATGTAAAGGATTTTTTCGTACCTTATGCAAGCGTTTACTATCTCAAACGAGTAGGGCATATCTTAAAATGATTCACGATTTAGATGAAGCCGCCGTTTTAAAACGCTTACACGAGCCTTCCCCTCGTGCCTTTTTTCTTCTGTTCTATACCACCCACTGCACGCAATGCAAAATTGCCCGCGCGCGAATAGAGCGCGTCATACAAAAAGGAACTTTTGAAGTGGATTTTTTTACATGTAATCTTGATGTTGCCCCCAAAGTAAGTGAATATTTTGGCATTCGCTCTGTGCCTGTATGTATGACCTACAACCAAAAAGGCGAGCAACAAAGGGTCGAATATGCTCTAAAATCCGAAGCAGTTTATGAGAGTATGGTTCTGGGAGTGAATACACAAAAAGGCGATCCAAAGTCGCGGTTGTTGGGGTTCTAGGGGTATGTTGATGCTTTTACATGTAAAAAAAATAAAAGTTTAGGGCTGCCCAAAATACTATATTAAGAAAAGGGTTTGTGTTGGATTTAAGCAAAGAAGTCAATGAGCTAAAAAAATCTTTTAAAGAAGGTAATATGTTAACCAAGATTATAATGGGTATAGGATTTTTCATTACCCTGAGTTCTTTGACGGAACTATCTTCCAAAATCATAGCATGGAAAGGATTTATATGGGATGGTTTGAGATTCTATCAGTCGATATTCGTCGAACCAGTATCCTCTCTATCATCACATATTGGTTTAAACTATACTGAACTAGAAATCCACGTCGCAACTATTTCATCTATTTGTATTGCCATAGGAATGCGCGTTCAAATAATGGGTCAAAAGGTTGCATTTCGTAATATTAGTGAAAAGTATGGGAAAGAGGTTATCCCCAATCTTACATTTTTTTTGATTGCTGCAATAGTAGCACCTATTGGAATATGGCTATGGTATGGGCTTAATAATCCCACTATTTACATCTGGTGGGTTATATTTGTTTCAATGTTTCTGCCTTTATTTATAGTTGTACCAAAAATTATACTGACTAAGTTTTGTGATTATGAGTTTTTCGAGCAAGGTAATTTTAGCTACTTTAAAAGTTATTACATTTATATTTTTTCTTTGCTCCTAATTATATGTATATTGGCTGCGATTAACACTGGCCTTACAGAACAGGGATAGGAGCTAAATTTTTTACTTTTACATGAATAAAGGTGATAGGCTGCTTTAATATTCCACCATATCTTCTCTTCTTGATGTCACCTGCTTTTTATTTTATAGATCTATCACTCAAACCAAACTTTTGAAATCAACTCATACGATTTTATTCTATCCTCTGGATTGTGTATCATAGAGTTTATCATCACTTCATTTGCGCCTGTTCTCTCAATAAGGCTTTCAAGTTTTTCTTTCACAAAGGCAGGCGTTCCCCATATGGACTCTCTTGTTTTATGTCTTATGCTTTTTTCTTCCCACGATTCCCATAAACGACTCATATCGTGTGTTGGTTTACTTAACGGGCTATTATCGCCACGTTGAAGATGAAGAAACTTTTGAAGTTCGCTTGTTGCTAGGTAGTGGGCTTGCTCCGTTGTTTCAGCGCAAATGACATTGATGCAGATGATAATATACGGCTCTTGTAACGCGGATGAGGGTTTAAAGTTTGCGCGATAGAGTCTTATGGCATCTTCCATGGCATCCGGTGCAAAGTGTGAGGCAAACGCAAAAGGCAATCCTTTTTCTGCCGCTAATTGCGCACTAAACGTGCTCGAACCAAGCAACCAGATGGGGATGTCGAGTCCGTATCCAGGGACTGCTTTGATCCCTTTTGTGCCTGCACGATCTGATAAAAAGTATTGCAACTGTTCAAGCATCAGAGGAAAGTCTGAGCCGTCATTGTGTATGTCGCGTCTAAGGGCAAGCATGGTTTGTCTGTCCGTCCCTGGAGCTCTTCCTAAACCCAAATCTATTCTACTAGGATACAAAGACTCTAACGTTCCAAATTGCTCAGCGATAACCAATGGCGCATGGTTTGGTAGCATAATTCCACCTGAGCCTATTCTGATCGTTTTAGTTTTTGCGCCAATGTAACTTAATACTACAGAGGTTGCGGCACTAGCAATTCCGCTAAAATTGTGATGTTCTGCGACCCAATAACGACTATATCCAAACGCTTCAACCGCTTGGGCTAGTTTTGTACTATTTTCTATGGCTTGCGCTATGGTAAAGCCTTCTCCTACGGGGATTAAATCTAAAACCGATAAGGGTATTTTTGTATGATTCATGTTTTTCTCCATTTGAAAGCATAGTGCGTAAACACTACCTCCCACTATAGTAGAATAAAATTATAATAACATTACCTAAGAATCTAACGTTTTAAATTTCAGCTATTTTGATTTTGGAGCAGGATAGAAGAGGGGGAGGAGAGGGTGTAGCGCTAAACTTTTAACGTTTACATGTAAAAAAAATAGCCTGTCCTCATTTTTAACCTATGTAAAATAAAATCTTTACATGTAAATATTTTTATATGAAATTTAGCTAAAATTTAAAGTCAGAAGTTAGACGTTTGATGGGCAAAAGTTAAAAAATAAAGCCATAAATCTTTTTTTGCCTTTCAAAAAAATGAAAAGTCATTTTATCGAATAATTTAACTAAGGAAATGTTTTGGAAAACTACTTAAAATGACTAAAATTAACACTACAAAGAAAGGTGATATTTTTGAAAATGAAGTTTTTATTTTTTTTGAAAGTGAAATAAATGCAGATAGATTTTATGCAAAAAAAGAGTGTTGTAAGATTTTTGCTAAAAAAGGATATTACTCAAAAGACCGTTTAAAAGATATCATTTTTGATATTTCTATTGAAATTTATCTACCAAATCAAGACAAATATTCTATGTTGATACTCATAGAGTGCAAAAACTATAATCATAAAGTTCCTGTTGATGACATAGAAGAATTTAACCAAAAAGTTGAACAAATTTCAGGAGGAAATACTAAGGCAATTATTGTAACTCCAAATGCTTTTCAAGAGGGAGCATTTAATTTTTCTCACTCTAAAGGCATAGGATTACTGCGATATAGAAATCAAAAAGATTTAGATTGGGTTCTCCCTCGTTCACCATCAAATTTAGTTTCGTATAAATATGCGCAAACACAAAAAGATAATGTATATTCAGATCTTCTGTCAGAAACGTATACAAATAGCTTTTTTGATTGTTGTACTTTTTTTAATTATCAATATACCAATTCTTTTTCATTGTTTATATCTGCACTACTTGAATATAAAATTACAGAATCACTAAAAAAATCATTATTACCAATAAAAACAAATTTTAGTGGAGAAGAAAACTTAGTTGAATATATTGATAATATAACTATGGAACAATTAACTGCTGATATCCTTTCACAAATTGACTATAAAGATGGAAAAGTTAAATTAGAAGAAATATCAACTTTGTTAGAACAAAATCATAATCTTAAGATTTTTTATAACCAAAATTTGAATCAAGGTATTTTGGGTGAAATTGACTTTGTTAATCATAAAATTTGCATAGATAATAAACAATGTGAAACATTAGCTAGGACTCGTTTCACAATAGCTCATGAATTTGCTCATCATTTTTTAAAACATTCTAGATATATGTTAGGAGAAAAATTTTATAACAAAGAAGAAGATAATTTGGAAAA
Above is a genomic segment from Sulfurospirillum halorespirans DSM 13726 containing:
- a CDS encoding LLM class flavin-dependent oxidoreductase, whose protein sequence is MNHTKIPLSVLDLIPVGEGFTIAQAIENSTKLAQAVEAFGYSRYWVAEHHNFSGIASAATSVVLSYIGAKTKTIRIGSGGIMLPNHAPLVIAEQFGTLESLYPSRIDLGLGRAPGTDRQTMLALRRDIHNDGSDFPLMLEQLQYFLSDRAGTKGIKAVPGYGLDIPIWLLGSSTFSAQLAAEKGLPFAFASHFAPDAMEDAIRLYRANFKPSSALQEPYIIICINVICAETTEQAHYLATSELQKFLHLQRGDNSPLSKPTHDMSRLWESWEEKSIRHKTRESIWGTPAFVKEKLESLIERTGANEVMINSMIHNPEDRIKSYELISKVWFE
- the bioV gene encoding pimelyl-ACP methyl ester esterase BioV → MKFFSGFCLANEQELFTPYLNQSDFTVAGFSYGAIKAFEYAFTCKERIDTLQLFSPAFFGDKNAKFKKLQTLSFSKNSDLYTQNFMQNCVYPSTFDIRPFFKQGSIEELSELLHYTWDEAHLQALKERGINIEVYVGEQDTIINSLHVKDFFVPYASVYYLKRVGHILK
- a CDS encoding thioredoxin family protein, whose product is MIHDLDEAAVLKRLHEPSPRAFFLLFYTTHCTQCKIARARIERVIQKGTFEVDFFTCNLDVAPKVSEYFGIRSVPVCMTYNQKGEQQRVEYALKSEAVYESMVLGVNTQKGDPKSRLLGF
- a CDS encoding ImmA/IrrE family metallo-endopeptidase — its product is MTKINTTKKGDIFENEVFIFFESEINADRFYAKKECCKIFAKKGYYSKDRLKDIIFDISIEIYLPNQDKYSMLILIECKNYNHKVPVDDIEEFNQKVEQISGGNTKAIIVTPNAFQEGAFNFSHSKGIGLLRYRNQKDLDWVLPRSPSNLVSYKYAQTQKDNVYSDLLSETYTNSFFDCCTFFNYQYTNSFSLFISALLEYKITESLKKSLLPIKTNFSGEENLVEYIDNITMEQLTADILSQIDYKDGKVKLEEISTLLEQNHNLKIFYNQNLNQGILGEIDFVNHKICIDNKQCETLARTRFTIAHEFAHHFLKHSRYMLGEKFYNKEEDNLEKPFGIGIEDVVRMEWQANQFASYLLLPQKNFLKDFHFYVEKYELKDKGFGLIYLDKQRCNREIFIKVCSPLMQKYQVSSSVIKIRLKNLGLLQEKV
- a CDS encoding heme transporter CcmC, with the protein product MDLSKEVNELKKSFKEGNMLTKIIMGIGFFITLSSLTELSSKIIAWKGFIWDGLRFYQSIFVEPVSSLSSHIGLNYTELEIHVATISSICIAIGMRVQIMGQKVAFRNISEKYGKEVIPNLTFFLIAAIVAPIGIWLWYGLNNPTIYIWWVIFVSMFLPLFIVVPKIILTKFCDYEFFEQGNFSYFKSYYIYIFSLLLIICILAAINTGLTEQG